The genomic segment CCACGCGGTGCCTCAGGACGGGCAATCGCGGCGAACGCCTTCCCCGCCAGGATCAGGTGCTGGCCCGCGCGAGGCCCGGCGCCCCACTCGACCATCTCGCGGACGAAGTCCGGCGCGTTCGGGTCGATCGGGCGCGTCGCCCGCACCAGTTTCGCCGCATACGCCACCACGTACCGCGACACGGGAACCGATAAGACGACGTCCTGGAATCCGCGGATTTCGTCGGCCGAAAGCACCCGCTCGACCGTGCCGCCGACCACACCCGTCGGCATCGAGAGAATCTGCTCCTCCTCCGCCGCCGACGGATACCCCACGTGGACGCAGAAGAGGAACCGGTCCAGTTGGGCCTCGGGCAAGGGATACGTCCCCTCCTGCTCGATGGGGTTCTGCGTCGCGATGACGAAGAACGGTTCGGGCAAGAGGTAGGTTTTCTGGCCGACCGTGACCTGGCGTTCCTGCATCCCCTCCAGGAGGGCCGACTGGGTTTTGGGCGGCGCGCGATTGATCTCATCCGCCAGGACGATGTTCGCAAAGAGCGGGCCCTCGAGGAACCGGAACTCGCGCCGGCCGTCCGGCGCCTGGTCGATGACGTCGGTCCCCGTGATGTCGGAGGGCATGAGGTCGGGCGTGAACTGAATGCGTTTGAACTCCAGGTCCATCGCGCCGGCGAGGATGCGGACCATCATGGTCTTCGCCAGTCCCGGCACGCCGACCAGGAGGCAGTGGCCCCGCACGAACACCGTCGCGAGCATCTGGTCGATGACGTGGCGCTGGCCGACGATTTGTTGGCCGACCTCGCGGACCAGGCGGTCGCGGGTGCGCTTGAACTCCTCGAGACGTTCGTCGAACTCTTGGTTCGCCATAGAGGTTCCCGGAGTTAGTGCACCCTTTTGCGGCACGGGCGGTCAGCGGCGCATTTGACCTGAAGCCGCCCCCCGGCGCCGGTCGATAATCCCCGTGAGAACCTTGGGGAGTCTGGGATGTCGGCACGTTCGGCGCACGTCGGGCGACCCGCGGCCCTCGGTCGCTCCCTTTTCTTATCGGCGATTGCGGGAGTCATGTTTACGGCTTTTCCGCGGCCCGCAGGGGCCGAAGAACCGCCCAATGGCCGGCAGGTCCGCATGGCCATCCTCAGGGCCGTGGACTACTTCAAACGGGAGCGCCAGGCGGCCGGCACGTGGCCCGACTACGCCCGCCAGGGAGGCGTGACGGCCCTCGTCTGCTACGCCCTCCTCCAGGCCGGCGTCGCGCCGGACGACGAGGCCGTCGCCCAGGGTCTCGCCTCGATCCAGCGCGTGCCGAACGAGGCCACCTACGTCGTCGCCCTGAAGGCCATGGCCTTCGCCGCCGCCGACCCCCAACGCTACCGCGACGACCTCCAGGCCTGCACCGACTGGCTCGTCCAGACCCAGCACGCGACCGGGGCGTGGGGGTACGGCCTCGTGCCGGAGTCGGAGATGGCAGGCGCGGCGCCGGCGCGCGGCTTGCGGAAGGTCCAGAACGAGACCCAGATTCGCCGAGCCTACGAACGCGCCGACGCCTCGAACACCCAGTTTGCGATCCTCGGCCTCGCCGAGGCCCAACGCGCCGGCGCCCACGTCCCCATCGAGGTCTGGCGCCGCGCCGACCGCCACCTGCGGGTGACGCAACTGCCCGGAGGCGGATGGGGATACGTCTATCGCGACCCGGACCCGAACGAGGCGTACGGAAGCATGACGGCGGCGGCGCTGGCGAGCCTGTTTTTGTGCGCCGAGCGCCTCACGCCGCAGGAATCGGCCGACGACGCCGGCCAGCGCTCCGCCGCCATCGAGCAAGGCCTTCAGTGGATCGCCCAGCACTACTCCCTCCAGGAGAATCCCAACCGCGGCGCCGCCTGGTACTATTTCTGGCTCTACTCGCTCGAACGGGCGGGCGTCACCAGCGGACGGCGCTCTTTCGGCCCGCACGACTGGTTCCGCGAAGGGACCGCCCTGCTCGTCAAGGGCCAGCGCGCCGACGGATCCTGGAGCAACCACCTGTACCAGGACACCCTCGCACTACTGTTCCTCGCCAAGGGCTTTAAGCCCCTCCTGGTCCAGCGCCTGGAGTGGCAGGGCGCCTGGCGCCGCGACCCGCGGGACCTGGAGCATCTCGTGCGGTTCCTCGAGACGCGCGTCGGCGGCCAGGCGGTCGCCTGGCAAACCCTTTCGCCCGAGAGCCCCATCGAAGACTGGCTGGCGGCCCCCATCCTTCACGTCACCGGTCGCGGCCCGCTGCGGATGCTGGCCGCCTCCGTCCTGAAACTCCGCGAGTACGTCGAACAGGGCGGCCTCATCCTCTTCGATGCCGAGGGCGCCGACGCCGCCTTCACCGAAAGCATCCGTCAACTGCTCCCGAACCTCTTCCCCGGCGCGGCGTTCGAACCGTTGCCCGCGAACCATCCGATCTGTCGCGCGGTATACCCCGTTCCCGGCGCGCCTGCCCCGTTGGGGCCGGGACTCGAGACGCTCCGCGTCGGCTGCCGCGCGTCGGTCATCCTCGCGCCGCAGGGCCTGGCCGACGCCTGGGCTGCCGCCGACCCCGCCCGCCCGAACGACGTCCTCCGCCTGGGCGAGAACCTGGCCGTCTATGCGACCGGAAACGAGGCGCTGCCCGACCGCCTCGCGGAGGCGACCGTCCTGGAGATGCCGGCCGAGGAGACCCCCCCGCCGAACGTCCTTCGCATCGGCCAGATTCAGCACGGCGGCGATTGGCAGCCCCGGCCCCTCGCCCTGCCGAAACTCCTGGAGAACCTGCCGCGCGAGTTCGGCGTCTCGGTCTGGAGCCGCCCTGTTCCGATCCGCCTCACGGAGGCGGACCCCGGCCGGTTCCCCGTCCTCTACCTGGTGGGCCATTACACCTTCGCGTTCTCCGACAAGGAGCGTGCGGCCCTGAAGGACTATCTGGATCGCGGCGGATTCCTCTGGGCCGAGGCGTGCTGCGGACGCGACGCCTTCGACAAAGCCTTCCGCTCGCTTGTGGCGGACCTCTTCCCCGACTCACCGCTCGAGGAACTCCCCGCCGACCATCCGATTTACTCAGGCCAGGTCGGCACGAAGATCGACCGCGTCGCCTATTCGCCCGCCGTGAAGGCCGAATCGCCGAATCTCGACCGCCCCGTCCTCCTGGGCCTGAAACGCAACGGCCATCTGGTGGTCGTGTACAGTCCCTACGGAATCGGCGCCGGATTGGAC from the Planctomycetota bacterium genome contains:
- a CDS encoding DUF4159 domain-containing protein yields the protein MAILRAVDYFKRERQAAGTWPDYARQGGVTALVCYALLQAGVAPDDEAVAQGLASIQRVPNEATYVVALKAMAFAAADPQRYRDDLQACTDWLVQTQHATGAWGYGLVPESEMAGAAPARGLRKVQNETQIRRAYERADASNTQFAILGLAEAQRAGAHVPIEVWRRADRHLRVTQLPGGGWGYVYRDPDPNEAYGSMTAAALASLFLCAERLTPQESADDAGQRSAAIEQGLQWIAQHYSLQENPNRGAAWYYFWLYSLERAGVTSGRRSFGPHDWFREGTALLVKGQRADGSWSNHLYQDTLALLFLAKGFKPLLVQRLEWQGAWRRDPRDLEHLVRFLETRVGGQAVAWQTLSPESPIEDWLAAPILHVTGRGPLRMLAASVLKLREYVEQGGLILFDAEGADAAFTESIRQLLPNLFPGAAFEPLPANHPICRAVYPVPGAPAPLGPGLETLRVGCRASVILAPQGLADAWAAADPARPNDVLRLGENLAVYATGNEALPDRLAEATVLEMPAEETPPPNVLRIGQIQHGGDWQPRPLALPKLLENLPREFGVSVWSRPVPIRLTEADPGRFPVLYLVGHYTFAFSDKERAALKDYLDRGGFLWAEACCGRDAFDKAFRSLVADLFPDSPLEELPADHPIYSGQVGTKIDRVAYSPAVKAESPNLDRPVLLGLKRNGHLVVVYSPYGIGAGLDGIRTYGARALEPDDAKRLATNILLYGLTY